From the genome of Psychroserpens ponticola, one region includes:
- a CDS encoding succinylglutamate desuccinylase/aspartoacylase family protein — protein MSDKDILEILGEKVALGQSATVTFEVAKLHTRNTLDVPIIIERSKKPGPTVLITAGIHGDEINGVEIVRQIIAKGINKPKKGTIICVPVINVFGFLNMDRLFPDGRDLNRVFPGSSNGSLASRVAHFVMKEIIPHVDFVMDFHTGGADRFNAAQIRITKGNPRLAELAHIFGAPFIYYSQNLNKSFRNACSKLGVPMLLFEGGKSFNIHDTITNTAVNGAKRVLHHLGMLSSKFKVSQPKTQAIIIEDSKWLRAKFSGMFKPTVAINSYVEKGDVLGNITDPYGSFNHFVKAPNTGYIFNVNESPIIYQGDAIFHISTKVKND, from the coding sequence ATGAGTGATAAAGATATTTTAGAAATATTAGGAGAAAAAGTTGCTTTAGGTCAAAGCGCAACTGTTACTTTTGAAGTCGCGAAACTGCATACGCGTAATACACTAGATGTACCAATTATTATTGAGCGTTCAAAAAAACCTGGGCCAACAGTTTTAATTACTGCTGGCATACATGGCGATGAAATTAATGGTGTAGAAATCGTTAGGCAGATTATTGCCAAAGGAATTAATAAACCCAAAAAGGGCACCATTATTTGCGTGCCAGTAATTAATGTTTTTGGATTCTTGAACATGGATCGCTTATTTCCAGATGGTCGTGATCTTAATCGTGTTTTTCCTGGAAGCTCAAATGGTTCGTTAGCGAGTAGAGTTGCTCATTTTGTAATGAAAGAAATCATACCTCATGTAGATTTTGTGATGGACTTTCACACTGGTGGAGCAGATCGATTTAATGCAGCCCAAATACGAATCACAAAAGGCAACCCAAGACTTGCAGAATTAGCGCATATTTTTGGAGCGCCTTTTATCTATTATTCACAAAACTTAAATAAATCATTTAGAAATGCTTGTAGTAAACTTGGAGTACCAATGCTTTTGTTTGAAGGCGGTAAATCTTTTAATATTCACGATACAATAACAAATACCGCTGTAAATGGCGCTAAACGAGTTTTGCATCACTTAGGTATGTTGAGTAGTAAATTTAAAGTCTCACAACCAAAAACTCAAGCAATAATCATTGAAGATAGCAAGTGGCTAAGAGCTAAGTTCTCTGGCATGTTTAAACCAACAGTAGCTATAAATTCTTATGTAGAAAAAGGTGATGTTTTAGGCAATATTACAGATCCATATGGTAGTTTTAATCACTTTGTAAAAGCACCTAACACTGGCTATATTTTTAATGTGAATGAGTCGCCTATAATTTATCAAGGTGATGCCATTTTTCATATTTCAACTAAAGTAAAAAATGACTAA
- a CDS encoding TraR/DksA family transcriptional regulator has protein sequence MATDSNVRYPDKDLAEFKVLLLDKIEKAEHDLELIKSAYMNDHNNGTDDTSPTFKAFEEGSATMSKEANSALAIRQEKFIRDLKNALIRIESKTYGVCRVTGKLINKERLKLVPHATLSIEAKNMQ, from the coding sequence ATGGCAACAGATAGTAACGTAAGGTATCCAGATAAAGATCTAGCAGAATTTAAAGTATTACTTTTAGATAAAATAGAAAAAGCTGAACATGATTTAGAACTCATTAAAAGCGCGTACATGAACGACCATAACAATGGTACAGATGATACATCTCCAACGTTTAAAGCTTTTGAAGAAGGTAGTGCAACAATGAGTAAAGAAGCAAATTCAGCATTAGCGATCAGACAAGAAAAGTTTATTAGAGATTTGAAAAATGCACTTATTAGAATAGAAAGCAAAACCTATGGTGTTTGTAGAGTTACAGGAAAACTCATTAATAAAGAACGTCTAAAGTTAGTGCCTCATGCTACGTTGAGTATCGAAGCAAAAAACATGCAATAA
- a CDS encoding lipoprotein signal peptidase: MSLKKASLLIIIILLIDQISKIYIKTHFALHDKIEIFNWFQILFVENEGMAWGTKISDFVSFISDRTAKVCLTIFRILAVIGIGFWLNKSIKARQSKTLIFAVSLILAGALGNIIDSVFYGIVFDSSSGQVASFLPIEGGYDSVFHGKVVDMLHFPMWSGVMPDWIPFYGGQYFTFFEPVFNIADMAISTGIGILIFFNKRAFSN; the protein is encoded by the coding sequence ATGTCATTAAAAAAAGCGTCACTTCTTATTATCATTATTTTATTGATAGATCAAATATCTAAAATCTATATTAAAACGCATTTTGCTTTGCATGATAAAATTGAAATATTTAATTGGTTTCAAATTTTATTTGTAGAAAATGAAGGCATGGCTTGGGGAACTAAAATTAGTGATTTTGTGTCATTCATTTCCGATAGAACAGCTAAAGTTTGTTTAACTATTTTTAGAATATTAGCAGTTATTGGGATTGGATTTTGGTTAAATAAATCGATTAAAGCCAGACAATCTAAAACACTAATTTTTGCAGTGTCACTCATTTTAGCAGGTGCTTTAGGAAATATCATTGATTCTGTGTTTTACGGAATAGTTTTCGATTCAAGTTCAGGACAAGTTGCTTCTTTTTTACCAATTGAAGGTGGTTATGATTCTGTTTTTCATGGTAAAGTTGTTGATATGCTACATTTTCCAATGTGGAGTGGTGTAATGCCAGATTGGATTCCGTTTTATGGTGGACAATATTTTACGTTTTTCGAACCTGTATTTAACATAGCAGATATGGCAATTAGTACAGGAATTGGAATTTTAATTTTCTTTAATAAAAGAGCATTTTCTAACTAA
- a CDS encoding 5-formyltetrahydrofolate cyclo-ligase, with the protein MTKTELRKTYKLLRKNLTEDQVEDWSLKIANQLLTLAIWDYEFYHTFLSITEHKEVNTDYLLNILSGKDKHIVISKSDFSTLEMTHYLLTDSTRIKKNEWNIPEPLDGISIDTKQINVIFIPLLAFDKTGNRIGYGKGFYDKFLAKCNPETIKIGLSFFKAEEKIADVFKGDVKLDYCVTPLHVYNFN; encoded by the coding sequence ATGACTAAAACTGAACTGCGAAAGACTTACAAGTTATTACGAAAAAATCTTACAGAAGATCAAGTTGAAGATTGGAGTTTAAAAATTGCAAATCAATTACTCACATTGGCTATTTGGGACTACGAGTTTTACCATACATTTTTATCGATTACTGAACATAAAGAAGTGAATACAGACTATCTCTTAAATATTCTCTCCGGAAAGGATAAGCATATTGTGATATCAAAAAGCGATTTTTCAACTTTAGAAATGACACATTACTTGTTAACCGATAGTACAAGAATCAAAAAAAATGAATGGAATATTCCAGAACCCTTAGATGGTATTTCAATTGACACTAAACAAATTAATGTAATTTTTATTCCGCTTTTGGCTTTTGACAAAACTGGAAATCGCATAGGATATGGAAAAGGATTTTATGATAAATTCTTAGCTAAATGTAACCCTGAAACTATAAAAATTGGTTTGTCATTTTTTAAAGCCGAAGAAAAAATCGCTGACGTTTTTAAAGGCGATGTAAAATTAGATTATTGTGTGACACCACTACATGTTTATAATTTCAACTAA
- a CDS encoding nucleoside deaminase codes for MNYDTFLNEAILEAEKGLDEGGIPIGSVLVHNGKIVGRGHNRRIQKGSAILHGEMDALENSGRQTANFYKECEIYTTLSPCSMCTGAILLYGIPKVIIGENSTFLGEEELLKSKGVEVVVLDNDTCKTMMNDFIKAQPKLWNEDIGE; via the coding sequence ATGAATTACGATACATTTTTAAATGAAGCCATATTAGAAGCTGAAAAAGGTTTAGATGAAGGCGGAATTCCTATAGGTTCTGTTTTAGTTCATAATGGAAAAATTGTTGGAAGAGGTCATAATCGTAGAATACAAAAAGGCAGCGCGATTTTGCATGGAGAAATGGATGCTTTAGAAAATTCGGGAAGACAAACAGCTAACTTTTACAAAGAATGTGAAATTTATACCACACTCTCACCTTGTTCAATGTGTACAGGAGCCATTTTACTTTATGGAATTCCTAAAGTTATTATTGGTGAAAACAGTACGTTTTTAGGAGAGGAAGAACTGTTAAAATCTAAAGGCGTTGAAGTTGTTGTTTTAGATAATGATACCTGTAAAACAATGATGAATGACTTTATAAAAGCACAACCAAAACTTTGGAATGAAGATATTGGAGAATAA
- a CDS encoding LamG-like jellyroll fold domain-containing protein — protein sequence MKLKLLHSVFFLILFFVSPSLFAQDADNDTILDHQDLDDDNDGVLDVDERQGTAISGGSECGGEVNFDFNTFPTEVSGDGDDSTILLGEVFRFANIGTGVDALITIVEVVGATVTDLDDNTTNSTYFKPNLQFLNMVPEQEAYVEFNIQFVQSGTATAIVVPEVFININDIDGNSTLFEIDKIQIPISYVIDSPTNVTTTEEPNFLVATSGDTNYTGTSNVFPNNNIAARYFDLSNYTVRLGILARTNINYVVRRFSLEFSCVTNFVDPQIVFSDTDGDGIPNYLDIDSDNDGIPDNVEAQPTIGYLPPSATVNASGIPNNYGTGLTAIDTDADGIPDYLDDDSDNDETLDIFENGLANMLSETDTDNDGLDDNFETNGINDVSLDVNEDIDNPSTLPDADGDLLTGGNVDYRDLFDTNPPEIAALDFDGSDDYLSCSGFVDGLDQVTIMAWVKINNSASGTMTIAGEDLGCRLYVENGNTIGFATKTNGNTSHSVLSSTSINYDEWHHVTGTFSSLNGRNELYIDGELVSHNIGPIGSDIEVTTESNGAFEIGRRSSRVNNKEYFKGEVDELRVFNKTLTSEQIQQMVFQEITKNSTKVKGTIIDKDIVDHQSLNKVFWANLIAYYPMSVVKGNTLNDYSQYSRNLTISGISSMQSQTAPMPFETVTDDDWSEEDTWLHGTVWDIENATTNKDWSIVKIKNNVTSSNSHTNLGLFIDANKKLTIHGDQKVDNSWYFELNGTLDLSDDSQLIQGPNSDLVTSSQGKILRRQEGSSSVYWYNYWAAPVGIQEATALTNNNTSFNNANNSVFKLNLLKKGDGSNLTFTNANNQIGSVSTRWLYTYKNGVTYLDYTAINQDSNVQSGIGYTQKGTGTTDPEQQYLFEGKPNNGTVTIGVTDTGGNGSIPSISRTSYLLGNPYPSAIDLHDFIDDNVGVIDGSIQLWQQWSGSSHYLNDYNGGYAVVTKTGSVRASQFVGVDGGSSGGEEGTKLPTRYLPVGQGFFTEIVSNGTVVFKNSQREFIKEDDANGTYNTGSVFLRTANSVNSEDASENESLMQKIRLEFNSVDGPAARRELLLGFSDFTSDDFDYGYEAKNTTENDDDLNLMLEDELMLIQSYSSIYDEKSVALTFKTSGHYSYTIKATSFEYLNEGQDVYLKDNLTGIYFDLRTEQTYQFSSETGVFPSRFEIVFQEQSNTLSTEENEYPYNLIYFNNVTDKLFVKGLQTDVEQIRLLNILGQSIKEFTNIKTHDLENGLEISNVSSGTYVVYLKSNSGVRTKKIIIN from the coding sequence ATGAAGTTAAAACTACTACATTCAGTATTTTTTCTAATACTTTTTTTTGTTTCACCATCTCTTTTTGCTCAAGATGCAGATAACGATACTATTTTGGATCATCAAGATTTAGATGATGATAATGATGGTGTTTTAGATGTTGATGAACGTCAAGGTACTGCTATTTCTGGTGGATCAGAATGTGGAGGAGAAGTCAATTTTGATTTTAATACGTTTCCAACAGAGGTGTCTGGAGATGGAGATGATTCTACGATTTTATTAGGAGAAGTATTTAGATTTGCAAATATTGGTACTGGTGTTGACGCTTTAATTACAATTGTTGAAGTTGTAGGTGCAACGGTTACAGATTTAGATGATAACACAACCAATTCAACCTATTTTAAACCAAACTTACAATTTTTAAACATGGTTCCAGAACAGGAAGCATATGTTGAATTTAACATTCAGTTTGTACAATCAGGAACCGCAACTGCTATTGTTGTGCCTGAAGTATTTATTAATATAAATGATATTGATGGAAATTCAACGTTATTTGAAATAGATAAAATACAAATCCCAATAAGCTACGTTATTGATAGTCCAACAAATGTAACAACTACTGAAGAACCAAATTTTTTAGTTGCAACTTCTGGAGACACAAATTATACAGGAACATCAAATGTTTTTCCAAACAATAATATTGCTGCTCGATATTTTGACTTATCGAATTATACGGTTCGTCTAGGAATACTTGCAAGAACTAATATTAATTATGTAGTAAGACGTTTTAGTTTAGAGTTTTCTTGTGTAACTAATTTTGTTGATCCTCAAATTGTTTTTTCAGATACTGATGGAGATGGTATTCCCAATTATTTAGATATCGATAGCGATAACGACGGTATTCCAGATAATGTTGAAGCACAACCTACTATTGGTTATCTTCCACCTTCTGCAACTGTTAATGCTTCTGGTATTCCTAATAATTATGGAACAGGTCTAACTGCAATAGATACTGATGCTGATGGTATTCCAGATTATCTCGATGATGATTCAGATAATGATGAAACTTTAGATATTTTTGAAAATGGATTGGCAAATATGCTTTCAGAAACAGATACAGATAACGACGGTTTAGATGATAATTTTGAAACCAACGGAATTAATGATGTCTCACTTGATGTAAATGAAGATATCGATAACCCTTCTACTTTACCTGATGCTGATGGTGATTTGTTAACTGGAGGAAATGTAGATTATCGTGATTTATTTGACACGAATCCACCTGAAATAGCTGCATTAGATTTTGATGGCTCTGATGATTATTTATCATGTAGTGGATTTGTTGATGGTTTAGATCAGGTTACTATTATGGCTTGGGTTAAAATAAATAATTCAGCTTCTGGCACAATGACAATTGCAGGAGAAGATTTGGGTTGCAGATTATATGTTGAAAACGGAAATACAATAGGGTTTGCAACTAAAACAAATGGTAATACGTCACATTCAGTATTGAGTTCTACAAGTATCAATTATGACGAATGGCACCATGTTACAGGAACCTTTTCTTCTTTAAATGGTCGAAATGAATTATATATAGATGGCGAATTAGTAAGTCATAATATAGGGCCAATTGGTTCAGATATTGAAGTGACTACTGAAAGTAATGGTGCTTTTGAAATAGGAAGACGTTCAAGTAGAGTTAATAATAAAGAATATTTTAAAGGAGAGGTTGATGAGTTAAGAGTGTTTAATAAAACGCTAACATCTGAACAAATTCAACAAATGGTTTTTCAAGAAATAACAAAGAATTCAACAAAAGTAAAAGGTACAATAATTGATAAAGATATTGTAGATCATCAGTCATTGAACAAAGTGTTTTGGGCTAATCTGATAGCTTATTATCCAATGTCTGTAGTGAAAGGAAACACATTAAACGACTATTCTCAATATTCAAGAAATTTAACGATTTCAGGAATTAGTTCCATGCAATCGCAAACAGCACCTATGCCTTTTGAAACTGTAACTGATGATGACTGGAGCGAAGAAGACACTTGGTTACATGGAACTGTTTGGGATATTGAAAATGCGACCACAAATAAAGATTGGAGTATTGTTAAAATAAAAAACAATGTAACATCATCAAACTCACATACAAACCTTGGTTTGTTTATAGATGCTAATAAAAAATTAACCATACATGGAGATCAGAAAGTAGATAACTCTTGGTACTTTGAACTTAACGGAACTTTAGATCTTAGTGACGATTCACAGCTTATACAAGGTCCAAATAGTGATTTAGTAACCTCTTCGCAAGGAAAAATTTTAAGACGACAAGAAGGGAGTTCTAGTGTGTACTGGTATAATTATTGGGCAGCACCAGTTGGAATACAAGAAGCTACAGCATTAACGAATAACAATACAAGTTTTAACAATGCTAATAACTCCGTTTTTAAATTGAATTTGCTTAAAAAAGGAGATGGTAGTAATCTGACATTTACAAATGCCAATAATCAAATTGGAAGCGTGAGCACACGTTGGTTATATACATACAAAAATGGAGTCACTTATTTAGATTATACAGCCATTAATCAAGATTCAAATGTGCAATCAGGTATTGGGTATACTCAAAAAGGAACAGGTACTACAGATCCAGAACAGCAATATTTATTTGAAGGAAAACCTAATAACGGAACTGTAACGATTGGTGTTACTGATACAGGAGGAAATGGTTCAATACCTTCAATATCTAGAACGAGTTATTTATTAGGAAATCCATATCCTTCAGCAATTGATCTTCATGATTTTATAGATGATAATGTTGGTGTTATTGATGGTTCGATTCAGTTATGGCAACAGTGGAGTGGATCATCTCACTATTTAAATGATTACAATGGAGGTTATGCTGTTGTGACTAAAACGGGTTCAGTTAGAGCTTCTCAATTTGTAGGTGTAGATGGAGGAAGTAGTGGTGGAGAAGAAGGTACAAAATTGCCTACACGATATTTACCGGTTGGACAAGGATTCTTTACTGAAATTGTATCTAACGGAACTGTCGTTTTTAAAAATAGTCAGCGAGAATTTATAAAAGAAGATGATGCAAATGGAACTTATAATACAGGTTCTGTGTTTTTAAGAACAGCTAATTCTGTAAATAGTGAAGACGCTTCTGAAAACGAAAGTCTCATGCAGAAAATTCGTTTGGAATTTAATTCAGTTGATGGACCAGCAGCACGTAGAGAATTGTTGTTAGGGTTTAGTGATTTTACATCAGATGATTTTGATTATGGGTATGAGGCCAAAAACACTACTGAAAATGATGATGATCTAAATCTAATGTTAGAGGATGAATTAATGCTAATTCAATCGTATAGTTCAATTTATGATGAGAAATCAGTTGCTTTGACTTTCAAGACTTCAGGCCATTATAGTTATACAATTAAAGCGACTTCTTTTGAGTATCTAAATGAAGGTCAAGATGTATATTTAAAAGATAATTTAACAGGTATATATTTTGATTTGAGAACTGAGCAAACGTATCAGTTTTCTTCAGAAACAGGAGTGTTTCCTTCAAGATTTGAAATTGTTTTTCAAGAGCAGTCAAATACACTTTCAACTGAAGAAAATGAGTACCCATACAACTTGATTTATTTTAATAATGTTACAGATAAGTTATTTGTAAAAGGACTTCAGACTGATGTAGAACAAATTAGACTACTTAATATTTTAGGACAATCAATTAAAGAGTTTACCAATATCAAAACTCATGATCTAGAAAACGGATTAGAAATTTCAAATGTAAGTAGCGGTACTTATGTTGTATATCTTAAATCGAATTCTGGTGTCAGAACCAAGAAAATAATTATCAATTAA
- a CDS encoding Crp/Fnr family transcriptional regulator — protein sequence MENQSFDFFKSKFNVSKETFIILKNLSTQKKLKARESIINQGGMSNKLYFLTSGLMRSVRLSETGKEYTKNIYSPISFVGPFSSILTKRPSLLTYETLTDCNVYELNFEDFYRLTKTNIDISNVYNRVLEYLFIIYEKKQFESLSLNATERYQLLKNSIP from the coding sequence ATGGAAAATCAAAGTTTTGATTTTTTTAAGTCAAAATTTAATGTATCGAAAGAAACATTTATAATTCTTAAAAATCTTTCTACCCAAAAAAAATTAAAAGCTAGAGAAAGCATAATTAATCAAGGAGGTATGAGTAATAAACTTTACTTTTTGACTTCTGGTTTAATGCGTTCAGTTCGTTTATCAGAAACAGGGAAAGAGTACACAAAAAACATCTATTCACCCATTAGCTTTGTTGGTCCTTTCAGTTCTATTTTAACTAAAAGACCATCATTATTAACCTATGAAACACTTACTGATTGTAATGTTTATGAGTTGAATTTTGAAGATTTTTATAGATTGACTAAGACAAATATTGACATTAGCAATGTCTATAATAGAGTATTAGAGTATCTATTTATAATATATGAAAAAAAGCAATTTGAATCCTTGTCTTTAAATGCAACTGAACGTTATCAATTATTAAAAAATAGTATTCCATAA
- the ileS gene encoding isoleucine--tRNA ligase yields MSAKFPEYKGLDLPKVAEDILNNWQENNIFEKSISTREGNKPFVFFEGPPSANGLPGVHHVLARAIKDIFPRYKTMKGFQVKRKAGWDTHGLPIELGVEKELGITKEDIGKTISVEDYNAACRKAVMRYTDVWNDLTQKMGYWVNMDDPYITYEPKYMESVWWLLKEIYSKKLMYKGYTIQPYSPKAGTGLSSHEVNQPGAYQDVTDTTVVAQFKALENTLPDFLQNEGDIHFIAWTTTPWTLPSNTALTVGPKIDYVLVETYNQYTFKPMNVILAKALVNKQFDGKFNRVEEKSTLLDYKDGDKKIPYFVVKEFKGKDLVGIKYEQLLPYALPNDHPENAFRVISGDFVTTEDGTGIVHTAPTFGADDALVAKQATPEVPPLLVKDDNGNLVPLVDLQGRFRSEMKEFGGKYVKNEYYDDGEAPERSIDVELAIKLKEENKAFKVEKYKHNYPHCWRTDKPILYYPLDSWFIKITDVKGRMHELNTTINWKPKSTGTGRFGNWLANANDWNLSRSRYWGIPLPIWRTEDGKEEICIGSVEELKSEMAKAVQAGVLSKDIFEDFEVGNNSEENYAKIDLHKNIVDEIVLVSPNGQPMKRESDLIDVWFDSGSMPYAQWHYPFENKELIDDNKSFPADFIAEGVDQTRGWFYTLHAIATMVFDSVAYKNVVSNGLVLDKNGQKMSKRLGNATDPFETLGTYGADATRWYMIMNANPWDNLKFDLEGIEEVKRKFFGTLYNTYSFFTLYTNLDGFSYAEADIPLNERPEIDRWILSELHTLIQKVDDYYAEYEPTKAARAISDFTQDYLSNWYVRLSRRRFWKGDYQTDKISAYQTLYTCMETIAKLGAPIAPFFMDRLYMDLNSVTNKETFESVHLAEFPKSNSSFVDKALERKMESAQTISSLVLSLRAKEKIKVRQPLQKIMIPIDSKEQKEEILAVADLIKSEVNVKSVEVLEDASGILVKQIKPNFKVLGPRFGADMKAVAQAVNDFSGEDIKKIEQNGSLDVEINGKSITLEQSDVEITSKDIEGWLVASSGVLTVALDVTITEELQKEGVARELVNRIQNLRKDSGFELTDRIAVQFQKDEQIINAINKNLEYIKTETLTDELEILEVLNDGIEIAFDDVNTKLFIQKI; encoded by the coding sequence ATGAGCGCTAAATTTCCTGAATATAAAGGACTTGACTTACCAAAAGTTGCAGAAGACATTCTTAACAATTGGCAAGAAAATAACATTTTTGAAAAAAGTATTTCCACGAGAGAAGGTAACAAACCTTTTGTCTTTTTTGAAGGACCTCCTTCAGCAAACGGACTTCCAGGAGTACACCACGTTTTAGCACGTGCTATTAAAGATATTTTCCCTAGATATAAAACCATGAAAGGCTTTCAAGTAAAGCGAAAAGCAGGTTGGGATACACATGGTTTACCTATTGAGCTTGGTGTCGAAAAAGAATTAGGAATCACTAAAGAAGATATTGGAAAAACAATTTCTGTTGAAGATTACAACGCAGCATGCCGCAAAGCTGTCATGCGTTATACAGATGTTTGGAATGACCTTACCCAAAAAATGGGCTATTGGGTTAATATGGATGATCCATACATTACCTACGAGCCAAAATACATGGAAAGTGTTTGGTGGTTATTGAAAGAAATCTATTCTAAAAAATTAATGTATAAAGGCTACACAATTCAGCCTTATTCTCCAAAAGCAGGAACTGGTCTTAGTTCGCATGAGGTCAATCAACCAGGTGCTTATCAAGATGTAACAGATACTACAGTTGTTGCTCAGTTTAAAGCTTTAGAAAATACATTGCCAGATTTTTTACAAAATGAAGGCGATATTCATTTTATAGCTTGGACAACGACACCTTGGACGTTGCCAAGTAACACAGCATTAACTGTTGGTCCAAAAATTGATTATGTTTTAGTTGAAACATATAATCAATACACATTCAAGCCAATGAATGTGATTTTGGCAAAAGCATTAGTCAACAAACAATTTGATGGTAAGTTTAATAGAGTGGAAGAAAAATCTACACTTTTAGATTATAAAGATGGTGACAAAAAAATTCCATATTTTGTTGTAAAAGAATTCAAAGGAAAAGATTTAGTCGGAATTAAATACGAACAATTATTACCATATGCATTACCAAATGATCATCCAGAAAATGCCTTTAGAGTTATTTCTGGAGATTTCGTGACGACTGAAGATGGAACAGGAATCGTACATACAGCACCAACTTTTGGAGCAGATGATGCACTTGTTGCAAAACAAGCCACACCAGAAGTTCCGCCATTATTAGTCAAAGATGACAATGGTAACTTAGTTCCACTTGTCGATTTACAAGGTCGTTTTAGATCAGAAATGAAAGAGTTTGGTGGCAAGTATGTTAAAAATGAATATTATGATGATGGCGAAGCTCCAGAGCGTTCAATTGACGTTGAACTTGCTATCAAGTTAAAAGAAGAAAATAAGGCTTTTAAAGTTGAAAAGTATAAACACAATTATCCACATTGTTGGAGAACAGATAAACCAATTTTATACTATCCTTTAGATTCTTGGTTCATAAAAATCACAGATGTTAAAGGTCGTATGCACGAATTGAATACGACAATCAACTGGAAACCTAAATCTACAGGAACTGGTCGTTTTGGAAATTGGCTAGCAAATGCAAACGATTGGAATTTATCACGATCTCGTTATTGGGGAATCCCATTACCAATCTGGAGAACCGAAGATGGTAAAGAAGAAATCTGTATTGGTTCTGTAGAAGAATTAAAATCTGAAATGGCTAAAGCGGTTCAAGCTGGAGTATTGTCTAAAGACATTTTCGAAGACTTTGAAGTTGGAAACAATTCCGAAGAAAACTATGCCAAAATCGATTTGCATAAAAATATCGTTGATGAGATTGTATTAGTCTCTCCAAACGGACAACCAATGAAACGTGAAAGCGACTTAATTGATGTCTGGTTCGATTCTGGCTCTATGCCTTATGCACAATGGCATTACCCTTTTGAGAATAAAGAATTGATTGATGATAACAAATCGTTTCCAGCCGATTTTATTGCTGAAGGTGTCGATCAAACGCGTGGATGGTTTTATACACTTCATGCGATTGCAACAATGGTGTTCGATTCTGTGGCTTACAAAAACGTTGTGTCTAACGGTTTAGTGTTAGATAAAAACGGACAAAAAATGTCGAAACGCCTAGGCAATGCAACCGATCCTTTTGAAACTTTAGGAACTTATGGTGCTGATGCGACGCGTTGGTATATGATTATGAATGCCAATCCTTGGGATAATTTAAAGTTTGATTTAGAAGGTATTGAAGAAGTGAAACGTAAGTTCTTTGGAACCTTATATAACACCTATTCATTCTTTACATTATATACTAATTTGGATGGTTTCAGTTATGCTGAAGCTGATATTCCATTGAATGAAAGACCAGAAATTGACCGTTGGATTTTGTCTGAATTGCATACATTAATTCAGAAAGTTGATGATTACTATGCTGAATACGAACCAACAAAAGCAGCGAGAGCAATTTCAGATTTTACTCAAGATTATTTGAGTAACTGGTATGTGCGTTTAAGCAGAAGACGTTTCTGGAAAGGCGATTATCAAACAGATAAAATTTCAGCTTACCAAACGTTGTATACCTGTATGGAAACCATAGCAAAGTTAGGTGCTCCAATTGCTCCTTTCTTTATGGATCGCTTGTACATGGACTTAAATTCGGTGACAAATAAGGAAACATTTGAAAGTGTACATTTAGCTGAATTCCCTAAATCTAACTCATCTTTTGTTGATAAAGCTTTAGAACGTAAAATGGAAAGCGCTCAAACAATTTCTTCATTAGTTTTGTCGTTAAGAGCTAAAGAGAAGATTAAAGTACGTCAGCCATTACAAAAGATTATGATTCCAATTGACTCTAAAGAACAAAAGGAGGAAATTCTTGCAGTTGCAGACTTGATAAAATCTGAGGTTAATGTAAAATCTGTTGAAGTTTTAGAAGATGCTTCAGGTATATTGGTAAAACAAATTAAACCAAATTTTAAGGTTTTAGGACCACGTTTTGGAGCTGATATGAAAGCTGTTGCTCAGGCAGTTAATGATTTTTCTGGAGAAGATATCAAAAAAATCGAGCAAAATGGTAGTTTAGACGTTGAAATTAATGGAAAAAGCATTACTTTAGAACAATCAGATGTAGAGATTACATCAAAAGATATTGAAGGTTGGCTAGTAGCAAGTTCAGGCGTATTAACAGTAGCTTTAGATGTTACAATAACTGAAGAATTACAAAAAGAAGGTGTTGCAAGAGAATTAGTGAATAGAATCCAAAATCTACGTAAAGATTCTGGTTTTGAATTAACAGATAGGATAGCAGTACAGTTTCAAAAAGACGAACAAATTATTAACGCGATAAACAAGAATTTAGAGTATATAAAAACAGAGACACTTACCGACGAATTGGAAATTTTAGAAGTCCTAAATGATGGTATAGAAATAGCTTTTGATGATGTAAATACCAAATTGTTTATACAAAAAATTTAA